The following are encoded in a window of Roseimaritima ulvae genomic DNA:
- a CDS encoding bifunctional metallophosphatase/5'-nucleotidase: MNRCCIILLASIIGVILAGKGVVGYGDEESRPPSAVITILHTCDFHGRHMPFVVGPGNATSQTGNPNQPENRFEHEGEIGGFAALAAAVNKIRRERGEQNVLLLHAGDTFSDDLLGNLTQGEAIIRLMNAVGYDYMALGNHDFDYGVKQTRHLQQLATFPMRAANVNDQETGGPIFGEPFKVFMVGEVKVGVLTIGYHNTDQTTAAKNIRGLQFMDGIEVAGRYVPQLQSQTDVVVVLSHQGTAVDELLAKKVRGIDLIVGGHSHDRLHPARKVNGTTIVQAMSDTAALGEVRIKITNGQIEKIEDELHMLWTDDFSDEAVARQIDAMRKPHRKQLEQIIGTAAAPIARQYKQDSPFDVLVAKLLQQHAGTDLALLPGVGYGITLQPGAVRREALYALLPHPVKVASLTLTGKQIRNTLEQSVENLTAKDPRQRVGGLIQSSGLTWTVNLDSPKGAKIKDVKIGGVALDDAKQYTVATHSGMLQGIHRYEELKQDAAKHGSGKKVIEIVEDYFRSSNMVSPP, from the coding sequence ATGAATCGATGCTGCATCATTCTGCTCGCTTCCATCATCGGTGTCATTCTCGCTGGAAAAGGGGTCGTTGGTTATGGTGATGAAGAATCGAGGCCGCCGTCCGCGGTGATTACGATTCTTCACACGTGTGATTTTCACGGACGACACATGCCGTTCGTGGTAGGCCCTGGAAACGCGACATCCCAGACCGGCAATCCGAACCAGCCGGAAAATCGCTTCGAGCACGAAGGGGAAATCGGCGGCTTTGCGGCCCTCGCGGCGGCAGTCAATAAGATTCGCCGAGAGCGGGGTGAGCAGAATGTGCTACTTCTGCATGCCGGCGACACGTTTAGCGACGACCTGCTGGGCAATCTCACACAGGGAGAAGCGATCATCCGGTTGATGAACGCTGTGGGCTATGACTACATGGCGTTGGGGAATCACGACTTCGACTACGGCGTGAAACAGACCCGCCATCTGCAACAACTCGCCACGTTTCCGATGCGGGCTGCCAATGTCAACGATCAGGAAACCGGCGGGCCAATCTTTGGAGAGCCGTTCAAGGTGTTCATGGTCGGGGAAGTAAAGGTGGGTGTGTTGACGATCGGTTATCACAACACAGACCAGACGACTGCGGCAAAGAACATCCGCGGACTTCAGTTTATGGATGGTATCGAGGTTGCTGGACGTTATGTCCCGCAGTTGCAAAGCCAGACAGATGTCGTAGTGGTCCTTTCGCATCAAGGGACGGCCGTGGATGAACTGCTTGCCAAAAAAGTTCGTGGCATCGACCTGATCGTTGGCGGTCACTCTCACGACCGGTTGCACCCTGCGCGGAAAGTAAACGGCACAACGATTGTTCAGGCGATGTCGGATACCGCCGCACTTGGAGAGGTCCGGATCAAGATTACGAATGGACAAATCGAAAAGATCGAAGATGAACTACACATGCTCTGGACCGACGATTTTTCGGACGAGGCGGTCGCTAGGCAGATTGACGCGATGCGAAAGCCACATCGTAAACAGCTAGAGCAAATCATCGGTACGGCGGCGGCTCCCATTGCCCGCCAGTACAAGCAAGACAGCCCCTTCGACGTTCTCGTCGCTAAGTTGCTTCAGCAGCACGCGGGAACGGATCTAGCTCTACTGCCCGGCGTCGGATATGGCATCACCCTGCAACCAGGCGCGGTGCGTCGAGAAGCACTGTACGCACTGCTGCCTCACCCGGTCAAAGTGGCGTCGCTCACGCTGACGGGGAAGCAGATTCGCAACACCTTAGAGCAGTCGGTTGAAAATTTGACCGCCAAGGATCCCAGGCAACGCGTGGGAGGACTGATTCAAAGTTCCGGTTTGACATGGACGGTCAACTTGGATTCCCCCAAAGGGGCAAAGATCAAGGATGTAAAAATTGGCGGCGTCGCTCTGGATGACGCGAAGCAGTACACGGTGGCGACGCACAGCGGGATGCTGCAAGGCATTCATCGATACGAAGAGTTGAAGCAGGACGCGGCGAAACATGGCAGCGGTAAAAAGGTCATTGAAATTGTGGAAGACTATTTCCGCAGTTCCAACATGGTCTCGCCCCCCTAG
- a CDS encoding ABC transporter permease yields MTLQPEDFWSYSEWLLRPDAFLQSALLQGIVLTILAVLIGLVVGYLLSASRNGPSEGFYSVARVIRDLFVTDLPGTSAARVYALARLAFKEAIRRRVLVVAGIFVVGLLFAGWYLNPNSEDPARLYISFVLTATNYLILLLALFISCFSIPADIQNKTLYTIVTKPVRATEIVLGRVLGFVAVGTCLLVPMGIASYVFVVRGLDHDHAGIEEIARQDDGTYVGKTTYDRNHSHTFRLFEDEAGNLEGVTDFARGHQHVISKAKGSEEYEIGPPIGALTARVPSYGKLYFLDRSGQQTDQGIDTGNEKGKGGYGSAGLERLIGRTSQARRIEFGYIEGGNLSAGILTFPNVTADRYQDGLPLQLNLRAYRAYKGDIERGLRGTVTLRNPETGAASNARAFEVDEYEVDEFLIPLTLDGNDGEKNRDLNVFEDLVTEDGRLQIEIRCLDRGQYLGLTQGDVFLKPRENSFAWNFTKAYISIWLQMVMVISFGVMFSTFLNGSVAMLLTLVCVLMGFSAEAIYDVRHHIDINKPMGGGPLESLIRIVKQDAMTTDLDVDNLTGKIVQGVDTVIVYSMDVIATSLPNLPKMVGTAEYTASGFDIFGSLLARHATTTLAYFLLAFFVSYFCLKTREIAA; encoded by the coding sequence ATGACCTTACAGCCTGAAGATTTTTGGTCGTACAGCGAATGGCTGCTGCGGCCCGATGCGTTTCTGCAAAGCGCCTTGCTGCAAGGCATCGTGCTGACCATCCTGGCGGTCCTGATCGGATTGGTGGTGGGATATCTGTTGTCGGCCTCCCGCAACGGGCCCAGCGAAGGTTTTTATTCGGTGGCCCGCGTGATCCGCGACCTGTTCGTCACGGACCTGCCCGGCACCTCCGCCGCCCGCGTCTACGCCCTGGCACGGTTGGCCTTTAAAGAAGCCATTCGACGCCGCGTGCTGGTGGTTGCGGGGATCTTTGTGGTCGGATTGCTGTTCGCCGGTTGGTATCTAAATCCCAACAGTGAAGATCCGGCTCGGCTGTACATCAGCTTTGTGCTGACGGCGACCAACTACCTGATTCTGTTGTTGGCGTTGTTCATCAGCTGCTTCAGTATCCCCGCCGATATTCAAAACAAGACGCTCTACACGATCGTCACCAAACCGGTGCGAGCCACCGAGATCGTGCTCGGCCGCGTGCTGGGATTTGTCGCCGTGGGCACCTGTCTGTTGGTGCCGATGGGAATCGCCAGTTACGTCTTTGTGGTCCGAGGTCTGGATCACGATCACGCGGGCATCGAAGAGATCGCTCGCCAGGATGACGGCACCTACGTCGGCAAGACGACCTATGATCGCAACCATTCGCACACCTTCCGCTTGTTCGAAGACGAAGCCGGCAACCTGGAAGGCGTCACCGATTTCGCTCGCGGCCACCAACATGTGATCTCCAAAGCCAAGGGTTCGGAAGAGTACGAGATCGGGCCGCCGATCGGTGCCTTGACCGCTCGCGTGCCTTCGTACGGGAAACTGTACTTCCTCGACCGTTCCGGCCAGCAGACCGACCAGGGGATCGATACCGGTAATGAAAAAGGCAAAGGCGGCTACGGCAGCGCCGGCCTGGAACGCCTGATTGGACGTACGTCGCAGGCTCGGCGGATCGAATTCGGCTATATCGAAGGCGGCAACTTGAGTGCCGGTATTTTGACCTTCCCCAACGTCACCGCTGATCGCTACCAGGATGGCCTGCCCCTGCAATTAAATCTTCGCGCCTATCGTGCTTATAAAGGCGATATCGAACGCGGCTTGCGAGGCACCGTGACGCTGCGGAATCCGGAAACCGGCGCCGCCAGTAACGCGCGGGCCTTTGAGGTCGACGAGTACGAGGTGGATGAGTTTTTGATTCCGCTGACGCTGGACGGCAACGACGGCGAGAAGAACCGCGACCTGAATGTGTTTGAAGACTTGGTCACCGAAGACGGGCGACTGCAAATCGAAATCCGCTGCCTCGACCGCGGCCAGTACCTGGGGCTGACCCAAGGCGACGTGTTTCTCAAGCCCCGTGAAAACTCCTTCGCCTGGAACTTCACCAAAGCTTACATTTCGATTTGGTTGCAGATGGTGATGGTGATCTCCTTCGGCGTTATGTTCAGCACCTTCCTGAACGGCTCGGTGGCCATGCTGTTGACTTTGGTGTGCGTGCTGATGGGCTTCTCGGCCGAGGCCATTTATGACGTGCGGCACCACATCGATATCAATAAACCGATGGGCGGCGGGCCTCTGGAATCCTTGATTAGGATTGTCAAGCAGGACGCCATGACCACGGATTTGGATGTCGATAATTTGACCGGCAAAATCGTCCAAGGCGTCGATACGGTGATCGTGTACAGCATGGACGTGATCGCGACTTCGCTGCCCAACCTGCCAAAAATGGTGGGCACCGCCGAATACACGGCAAGTGGTTTTGACATCTTTGGTAGCTTGCTGGCTCGCCACGCTACCACCACGTTGGCGTATTTCTTGCTGGCGTTCTTTGTGAGTTACTTCTGTCTTAAGACAAGGGAGATCGCAGCGTGA
- a CDS encoding type 1 glutamine amidotransferase domain-containing protein, with the protein MTKQSLTGKRIAFLATDGFEQVELTKPWEAIKAAGAEVVLVSPKDGSIQGMNHDEKADTFEVDQNVASVSAEDFDGLVLPGGVANPDALRTCEDSVSFVRDFFKQHKPVAAICHGPWTLIEADVVRDRKVTSWPSLKTDLKNAGAQWVDEECVCDEGLVTSRNPDDLPAFCDKAIEEFAEGKHAEQSAG; encoded by the coding sequence ATGACGAAACAATCACTAACGGGCAAACGGATCGCATTTCTTGCCACCGATGGCTTCGAGCAAGTCGAGTTGACCAAGCCGTGGGAAGCGATCAAGGCCGCTGGTGCGGAGGTTGTTTTGGTCTCGCCCAAAGATGGAAGCATCCAAGGCATGAACCACGACGAGAAGGCGGATACCTTCGAGGTAGATCAAAATGTAGCCAGCGTCTCGGCAGAAGACTTCGATGGGCTTGTGTTGCCCGGTGGCGTTGCCAATCCAGACGCACTGCGAACGTGTGAGGATTCCGTGAGTTTTGTCCGCGACTTCTTCAAACAACACAAACCGGTCGCCGCGATTTGCCATGGCCCCTGGACATTAATCGAAGCGGATGTGGTTCGTGACCGCAAGGTGACGTCTTGGCCAAGTCTGAAAACGGACTTGAAAAACGCCGGTGCCCAATGGGTTGATGAGGAATGCGTCTGCGACGAAGGGCTGGTGACGAGCCGAAATCCTGACGACTTGCCAGCGTTTTGCGACAAGGCGATTGAAGAGTTCGCCGAAGGCAAACACGCCGAACAATCGGCTGGCTAG
- a CDS encoding Sec-independent protein translocase subunit TatA/TatB encodes MSHLLFAIGMPGLPEMLIVLFVALLLFGGSRLPSLMRNMGRSINEFKGGMNDSLDNDDVASQDADSKSKTAV; translated from the coding sequence ATGAGTCATTTGCTGTTTGCAATCGGCATGCCCGGATTACCCGAGATGCTGATCGTTCTGTTTGTCGCATTGCTGCTGTTTGGAGGCTCGCGACTGCCTTCGCTGATGCGCAACATGGGACGCAGCATCAACGAATTTAAAGGCGGCATGAACGACAGCCTCGACAACGACGACGTCGCTTCCCAAGACGCCGACTCCAAATCCAAAACCGCCGTTTAA
- a CDS encoding DsrE family protein, which yields MKTAITFCSVLLLTATAAVAQENDPTGNPKFQHPVIGDHGGIVALPEASHQPKQNSKVLLDITSNSKSGSVIKGFDRAGLILNQYTQAGAGMDNGFKMAIILHGPATKAALSHEAYAEHTNAYLKDKGKTKNPNLELMAKLKEAGVEIFVCGQALAHHGFATTDVADEVKVAVSAATVNINLQMDNYAYIPFK from the coding sequence ATGAAAACTGCAATCACGTTTTGTTCGGTCTTGCTCCTCACCGCTACCGCAGCGGTAGCCCAAGAAAACGACCCCACCGGCAATCCAAAGTTTCAGCACCCGGTGATTGGAGATCACGGTGGGATCGTCGCTTTACCTGAGGCGTCTCATCAGCCGAAGCAGAATTCAAAGGTTTTGCTTGATATCACGTCTAATTCCAAATCGGGCAGTGTCATCAAAGGATTTGACCGAGCCGGGTTGATCCTAAATCAGTACACGCAGGCCGGAGCTGGTATGGACAACGGCTTCAAGATGGCCATCATCCTACATGGTCCCGCCACCAAAGCGGCTCTGTCACACGAAGCGTACGCCGAGCACACCAACGCCTATCTGAAGGACAAAGGTAAGACGAAGAATCCGAACCTTGAACTGATGGCGAAACTAAAGGAAGCCGGCGTGGAGATTTTTGTTTGCGGCCAAGCACTCGCACATCATGGGTTTGCAACCACCGATGTTGCGGATGAAGTTAAGGTCGCTGTTTCGGCGGCGACGGTCAACATCAACTTACAAATGGACAACTACGCTTACATTCCGTTCAAATAG
- a CDS encoding IRE (iron responsive element) — MNLSHGLINKLVYLAILILMLIPLFLLGQPSGGGDSSGGQLTQMRDDFEISEADLGEINPASETMKLSTLGLRGPAATLLWHKAHTQEVNHEWDRLRATLNNISLLQPHFEKVWEFQAHNISYNISAQFDDYRQRYAWVIGGTEYLSKGVRQNRKSPALVWHTGWYYGQKLGMSDEKEQFRRLFRDDKPLHERIREEGIDVDSNETLGPDRKPDNWLVGRQWLNRGYRMTREGGIPLRRKTPLHFYETGPKWVFNYAIAIEREGELSDAAQRAWQNAGNAWTEYSEQTIPTTAEFTIRLGELDELLRKISDQEAEFAELTGDVRERMRTEAIENLSARDKKLLSIPADERNPQQAAEVDRIERMVSPQPLDVAKNMPREKKLEAIELADEITFSRRRLQKVEGYRQQVNFDYWATRAAAEQTTEMLEARRLVYEAEQLNDQARLDEAIAKYEQAWVKWAAVFDEYPLLMFDTTSDDLLDILKRYQAAIDSETFDSGFPLKEFWDMRESGAMDPQHYQQLVKEQREKDAEQRAQGGLLNLDFREMMLEAQQSNAADDADKGEAGEAGEADAEKAEGEKEETGDEPAGDQPADEQPATAEEDAEMKDESPEGEAEPEAEPEGESEPEGEAEPEGEAEGEAETEGEPETEPAAESDAAEDEANAPEEEPEA; from the coding sequence GTGAATTTATCGCACGGTCTAATCAATAAGCTGGTCTATTTGGCGATTCTGATCCTGATGTTGATCCCTCTGTTCCTGCTGGGCCAGCCCAGCGGTGGTGGCGATTCGTCCGGCGGTCAGTTGACGCAAATGCGCGACGACTTCGAAATTTCCGAAGCGGATTTGGGCGAAATTAATCCGGCCAGCGAAACCATGAAACTGTCGACGCTGGGCCTCCGCGGGCCGGCCGCCACGTTGCTGTGGCACAAAGCCCACACCCAGGAGGTCAATCACGAATGGGATCGGCTGCGGGCGACGCTGAATAATATCTCGTTGCTGCAACCGCACTTCGAAAAGGTCTGGGAATTCCAGGCTCATAACATCTCCTACAATATCTCCGCTCAGTTCGACGACTATCGCCAACGCTACGCTTGGGTGATCGGCGGTACGGAGTATCTGTCCAAGGGCGTACGGCAAAACCGTAAATCGCCCGCCCTGGTCTGGCATACCGGTTGGTACTACGGCCAGAAACTGGGGATGTCCGACGAAAAGGAGCAGTTCCGACGCTTGTTCCGCGATGATAAACCCTTGCATGAACGGATCCGCGAAGAAGGCATCGACGTCGATAGCAACGAAACCCTGGGCCCGGACCGCAAACCGGATAACTGGTTGGTCGGCCGGCAATGGCTCAACCGCGGCTACCGAATGACTCGCGAGGGCGGAATTCCGCTGCGCCGCAAAACTCCGCTGCACTTCTATGAAACCGGACCCAAGTGGGTATTCAACTATGCGATCGCCATCGAACGCGAGGGCGAACTGTCCGACGCCGCCCAGCGGGCCTGGCAGAATGCCGGTAACGCCTGGACCGAATACAGCGAACAAACCATTCCCACGACCGCTGAATTTACCATTCGCTTGGGCGAACTGGACGAACTGCTACGCAAAATCTCGGATCAGGAAGCCGAGTTCGCTGAACTGACCGGCGATGTGCGGGAGCGAATGCGGACCGAAGCAATCGAGAATCTGTCGGCGAGAGATAAGAAGTTGTTGTCCATCCCCGCCGATGAACGAAACCCGCAGCAGGCTGCCGAGGTTGACAGGATTGAGCGTATGGTCAGTCCCCAGCCGCTGGACGTCGCCAAGAACATGCCCAGAGAGAAGAAGCTGGAAGCCATTGAATTGGCCGACGAAATCACTTTCTCGCGACGGCGATTGCAAAAAGTTGAAGGCTACCGCCAACAAGTCAACTTCGACTATTGGGCCACTCGCGCGGCCGCCGAGCAGACCACCGAAATGCTCGAAGCCCGTCGCTTGGTCTACGAAGCGGAACAGCTAAATGACCAAGCCAGGCTGGATGAAGCCATCGCAAAATACGAACAGGCCTGGGTCAAATGGGCGGCCGTATTTGATGAATATCCGCTGCTGATGTTCGATACCACCAGCGACGACCTGCTGGATATCCTCAAGCGATATCAGGCTGCTATCGACAGCGAGACCTTCGATAGCGGTTTCCCCCTGAAGGAATTCTGGGATATGCGCGAGTCCGGCGCTATGGATCCTCAGCACTATCAGCAGCTGGTCAAAGAACAGCGTGAGAAGGACGCCGAGCAACGCGCTCAAGGTGGTCTGCTAAATCTGGACTTCCGCGAAATGATGCTCGAAGCCCAACAGTCCAACGCCGCGGATGATGCGGATAAAGGCGAGGCAGGCGAGGCAGGTGAAGCGGATGCGGAGAAAGCCGAGGGCGAGAAAGAGGAAACCGGAGACGAGCCCGCAGGGGACCAGCCGGCGGACGAACAGCCCGCAACGGCGGAAGAAGACGCCGAAATGAAGGACGAGTCCCCGGAAGGCGAAGCGGAACCTGAAGCCGAACCAGAAGGCGAATCGGAGCCGGAAGGGGAAGCCGAACCAGAAGGCGAAGCGGAAGGGGAAGCCGAGACTGAGGGTGAACCTGAAACGGAACCCGCTGCCGAGTCAGACGCGGCGGAGGACGAAGCCAACGCACCGGAAGAAGAGCCGGAAGCCTAG
- a CDS encoding ABC transporter ATP-binding protein has protein sequence METKPTAVATEPTPSSSSSTDREVVIETRNLSKIYRDFWGRKKVHALKSLDIEVQKGEIFGLLGPNGSGKSTTIKLILGLLFPTSGRVLVFDKDATETRKNERIGYLPEESYLYKFLTAEETLDFYGRLFDMSGEDRRRRVEELIKLVGLEHARHRQLREYSKGMTRRVGLAQALINDPDLIMLDEPTTGLDPIGTREMKDLILNLRDQGKTVLLCSHQLADVQDVCDRVAILHQGELKELGRVSDLLKVQDVTEVHARGLSDEAKTEIAELIRRHGGEIDSIDNPTATMEDLFLNIVRESESRPGARRLSTATDQAADTNSDAGKQDGDA, from the coding sequence GTGGAGACTAAACCAACCGCAGTCGCTACCGAACCCACCCCCTCCTCTTCATCCAGTACGGATCGGGAGGTGGTGATCGAAACACGTAACCTGAGCAAGATATACCGCGACTTTTGGGGCCGGAAGAAGGTCCACGCTTTGAAAAGTCTGGATATCGAAGTCCAGAAGGGTGAAATCTTTGGTTTGCTGGGCCCCAACGGCAGCGGCAAATCGACGACCATCAAGTTGATCTTGGGACTGTTGTTCCCCACCAGCGGCCGAGTCCTGGTGTTCGACAAAGATGCCACCGAAACCCGCAAGAACGAACGCATCGGGTATCTGCCCGAAGAATCGTATCTGTACAAATTCTTGACCGCCGAAGAAACGCTCGACTTCTATGGTCGCCTGTTCGACATGTCGGGCGAAGACCGCCGTCGCCGAGTCGAGGAGTTGATCAAGCTGGTCGGCTTGGAGCACGCTCGCCATCGCCAACTGCGTGAGTACTCCAAGGGGATGACCCGCCGCGTCGGTCTGGCTCAGGCCCTGATCAACGATCCCGACCTGATTATGCTGGACGAACCGACCACGGGCTTGGACCCCATTGGTACCCGTGAGATGAAGGACTTGATCCTGAATCTGCGGGACCAGGGTAAGACCGTGCTGCTGTGCAGCCACCAGTTGGCCGACGTCCAAGATGTTTGTGACCGGGTGGCGATTTTGCACCAGGGCGAACTGAAAGAATTGGGCCGGGTCAGCGACTTGCTGAAGGTCCAGGACGTCACCGAGGTGCACGCTCGCGGTCTGTCCGACGAAGCCAAGACCGAAATCGCGGAATTGATCCGTCGGCACGGTGGTGAAATCGATTCGATCGATAACCCCACGGCCACCATGGAAGACCTGTTCCTGAACATCGTTCGCGAAAGCGAATCGCGGCCCGGAGCCCGTCGTTTGTCGACGGCTACCGATCAGGCTGCTGATACCAACAGCGACGCGGGCAAGCAGGACGGGGACGCTTAA
- a CDS encoding Gfo/Idh/MocA family protein, protein MSDHRSLNRRQFAQLGAASLAAASAVNGGGAHGQSGQSGQPSDGSQIQPVGGQTIDTAGKKVPLAPPNKQPPNLKLPEVVEKKLGWAVVGLGQLALGQIMPAFGLCKHSRPTALVSGHRDKAKTVADAYDVEKSAIYNYDDFDKIANDDRIDIVYIVLPNSMHAEFTIRALEAGKHVLCEKPMAISIDQCRRMIDAAKNANRKLMIAYRLHYEPLNRKVMQMCSEKQFGEIKTFSGSFCINVKAPNIRLSKELGGGPVGDVGVYPINAARYVTGEEPVEVIAQAHQPHDDPRFREVPESVSCLLRFPSGVLANLDCSFGTHRSDFLRVACTDGVIELSPAFSYNGQRLLTHQASDSGSYSMVKNHEISEVNQFTSEMDHFSRDVLEDRQPRTPGEEGLADMRILAAMAKSIRDSKAIRVEDA, encoded by the coding sequence ATGTCCGATCATCGATCACTTAACCGTCGCCAGTTCGCACAGCTTGGAGCCGCGTCGCTCGCCGCCGCGAGTGCCGTCAACGGCGGAGGCGCGCACGGCCAATCCGGCCAATCCGGCCAACCGTCTGATGGTTCTCAGATTCAACCCGTTGGCGGTCAAACCATCGACACCGCGGGCAAGAAGGTTCCATTGGCCCCGCCCAACAAGCAACCGCCCAATCTAAAACTTCCTGAAGTCGTAGAGAAGAAGCTTGGCTGGGCAGTCGTCGGACTCGGTCAACTGGCCCTCGGCCAAATCATGCCCGCCTTCGGGCTGTGCAAACACTCGCGACCCACGGCCCTCGTCAGCGGTCATCGTGATAAAGCGAAGACCGTGGCAGATGCTTATGACGTCGAAAAGAGTGCGATCTACAACTACGACGACTTTGACAAGATCGCCAACGATGACCGCATTGATATCGTTTACATCGTATTGCCCAATTCGATGCACGCCGAGTTCACGATCCGCGCGTTGGAAGCAGGCAAGCATGTGCTCTGTGAAAAACCAATGGCGATATCAATCGACCAGTGTCGCCGGATGATCGATGCAGCAAAGAACGCGAACCGCAAGCTCATGATTGCCTACCGTTTGCACTATGAGCCTCTCAATCGCAAGGTCATGCAAATGTGCAGCGAGAAGCAGTTCGGCGAGATCAAGACATTCAGCGGCAGTTTTTGCATTAATGTCAAAGCTCCCAACATTCGGCTGTCAAAGGAACTGGGTGGCGGACCGGTCGGTGATGTCGGTGTCTACCCGATCAATGCGGCTCGGTATGTGACCGGGGAAGAACCTGTGGAAGTTATCGCACAAGCCCATCAACCGCACGATGATCCTCGCTTTCGCGAAGTGCCCGAAAGCGTATCCTGCTTGCTGCGATTTCCCTCCGGTGTATTGGCTAACCTGGATTGTAGCTTTGGCACTCATCGCAGCGATTTTCTGCGCGTCGCATGCACCGATGGTGTGATCGAATTGTCGCCTGCATTCAGCTACAACGGCCAGCGGTTGTTGACGCATCAAGCGAGCGACTCGGGTTCTTATTCCATGGTGAAGAATCACGAAATCTCGGAAGTTAATCAGTTCACGTCGGAGATGGACCACTTCTCACGTGACGTTCTCGAGGACCGCCAACCGCGAACCCCCGGCGAAGAGGGGTTAGCGGACATGCGAATCCTTGCGGCGATGGCAAAATCGATTCGCGACAGCAAAGCCATTCGGGTTGAAGACGCATGA
- a CDS encoding bifunctional folylpolyglutamate synthase/dihydrofolate synthase: MAHDSPHDSRDTPLAQAMDFLYGRINYERLPAPSKAFPFRLARMRGLLRELDDPDQGLAVVHVGGTKGKGSTSTMVAAMLTAAGHRTGLYTSPHLNELGERFRVDGTNCDAANLVELVAQVREAAERLERDGKGSATFFELTTAIALLHFRRQNCRAAVLEVGLGGRLDSTNVCHPQVTAITSVGLDHQHILGHTVAEIAAEKAGIFKPGVLAISGVAEGPAAEVIRSHARQRGAPLWQIGREFSVKIDPQPPEWGTRFDFRTHTPDCIARQGWQVPLEGAHQGRNAAIALAVMDALASTGSLTASLPDQRRGLLNTVCPARTERFTHPSTGAIVLLDAAHNEDSVEALCEVIGRRAAGKPVAVVFGTSHDKDAAVQLRQLREVADLLVLTRFHENPRWRDPRELAEMAAEPADRQPRASEIRVIDRPADALEAAAEAVGGEGMVVICGSFFLAAELRPRLRT; this comes from the coding sequence TTGGCACACGATTCCCCACACGATTCCCGCGACACGCCGTTGGCCCAGGCCATGGATTTTCTTTACGGTCGCATCAATTACGAACGCCTGCCGGCGCCCTCGAAGGCCTTTCCGTTTCGGTTGGCGCGAATGCGCGGGTTACTCCGCGAACTGGACGATCCGGACCAGGGACTGGCGGTGGTGCACGTCGGCGGCACCAAGGGCAAGGGCAGCACGTCCACGATGGTGGCTGCCATGCTGACGGCGGCCGGACACCGCACCGGGCTGTATACCTCCCCCCACCTGAACGAATTGGGCGAACGTTTTCGCGTCGACGGCACGAACTGCGACGCGGCGAACCTGGTGGAACTGGTCGCCCAGGTCCGCGAGGCCGCCGAGCGACTTGAACGCGACGGCAAGGGTTCAGCCACCTTCTTCGAACTCACTACCGCCATCGCCCTGCTGCATTTCCGCCGCCAGAACTGCCGGGCCGCCGTTCTGGAAGTGGGCCTGGGAGGACGCCTCGACAGCACCAACGTCTGCCACCCCCAAGTCACCGCGATCACTTCGGTGGGGCTGGATCACCAACATATCCTGGGGCATACGGTCGCGGAAATCGCGGCGGAAAAAGCCGGTATTTTCAAACCCGGCGTGCTGGCGATCAGTGGCGTCGCCGAGGGTCCGGCCGCCGAGGTGATTCGCTCGCACGCCCGCCAACGCGGCGCGCCGCTGTGGCAGATCGGCCGCGAATTTAGCGTAAAAATCGACCCTCAGCCACCCGAATGGGGAACGCGGTTTGACTTTCGTACCCATACCCCCGACTGCATCGCTCGCCAGGGCTGGCAGGTGCCGCTTGAGGGCGCCCATCAAGGCCGCAACGCCGCCATCGCACTGGCCGTGATGGACGCTCTGGCCAGCACGGGCAGCCTGACCGCTTCGCTGCCCGATCAACGCCGCGGACTGCTAAACACCGTCTGCCCGGCTAGAACCGAACGATTCACCCACCCCTCCACAGGGGCCATCGTCCTCTTGGATGCGGCACATAACGAGGATTCGGTGGAAGCATTATGCGAGGTGATCGGTAGGCGGGCAGCGGGCAAGCCGGTGGCGGTGGTGTTTGGCACCAGCCACGACAAAGACGCCGCAGTCCAGCTGCGGCAGCTGCGCGAGGTGGCTGACTTGCTGGTATTGACGCGATTCCATGAAAACCCACGCTGGCGAGACCCGCGAGAGCTGGCCGAAATGGCTGCGGAGCCTGCGGATCGGCAACCGCGAGCGAGCGAAATCCGGGTGATCGATCGGCCAGCCGATGCATTGGAGGCGGCGGCGGAAGCGGTCGGCGGGGAGGGCATGGTGGTGATTTGCGGCTCGTTTTTCCTGGCCGCCGAGCTGCGTCCGCGGCTGCGGACCTAA